The Alosa alosa isolate M-15738 ecotype Scorff River chromosome 9, AALO_Geno_1.1, whole genome shotgun sequence genome includes a region encoding these proteins:
- the tprg1 gene encoding tumor protein p63-regulated gene 1 protein, translated as MSDGAEETFNAVELDGGQAKSSNVDMKAQHTVEASKPLPQAEERTAPSIPSAPDVPKSQEKANRWVNAVDQFKVKRFFVLRPGTLDHAIDDIKALVNQEEDGPINNIWLMAEVDHWNNEKERLVVLTENTLLICKYDFVMFNCEQVQRVPLHYVDRIIHGSFCFPQHSLLKREGEGMRIFWDRLREPAFSSRWNPFTMDYPYCTFTYHPVRSISDRFSTLCDLETFREQLAATAERALERKPLAGRANGVLTLNQPILIEAYVGLMSFISNQNKLGYCLARGNIGF; from the exons ATGTCCGATGGAGCTGAAGAGACATTCAATGCTGTGGAGCTGGATGGGGGGCAAGCCAAGTCCTCTAATGTGGATATGAAGGCCCAACATACGGTTGAAGCCAGTAAGCCTCTACCacaggcagaggagaggactgCACCCTCCATACCCTCTGCGCCTGACGTGCCCAAATCACAAGAGAAAGCCAACCGATGGGTAAACGCTGTGGACCAGTTCAAAGTGAAGAGGTTTTTCGTTTTAAGG CCTGGTACTTTAGATCATGCCATTGATGACATCAAAGCCCTGGTCAACCAAGAGGAAGATGGGCCCATCAACAACATTTGGCTCATGGCTGA GGTGGACCACTGGAACAACGAGAAGGAGCGGCTGGTGGTCCTGACCGAGAACACACTCCTCATCTGCAAGTACGACTTCGTCATGTTCAACTGCGAGCAAGTCCAGAGAGTCCCGCTCCACTACGTCGACCGCATCATCCATGGGTCCTTCTGCTTCCCGCAGCATTCCCTCCTCAA gagagagggtgagggtaTGCGTATATTCTGGGACCGTCTGAGGGAGCCTGCGTTCTCGTCGCGTTGGAACCCCTTCACCATGGATTACCCATACTGCACCTTCACCTACCACCCCGTCAGGAGCATCAGCGACAGGTTTTCCACACTCTGTGAT CTGGAGACGTTCAGGGAGCAGCTGGCAGCCACAGCGGAGCGTGCTCTGGAGCGGAAGCCGTTGGCGGGGAGGGCCAATGGCGTGCTGACGCTGAACCAGCCCATCCTCATCGAGGCCTACGTGGGCCTCATGTCCTTCATCAGCAACCAGAACAAGCTGGGCTACTGTCTGGCCCGCGGCAACATCGGCTTCTGA